GCCACCGTGTAGCTGTCTGTCATCGCCAAAAGCGATGGACCGGAGAGAATCCGCTGGAAAATCCGGCGGGAAAACTCCATCGGCACCAGAAACCCACCGTCGCTGCCCACCGAAGTGCCCAACCCGCTGGGTGCCTTTGCCATCAGCCGACTGAGGCGATCATCCACCCGGCCCGAGGGGTGACACGCGGATTTCACCGCCTGGGCGAAGTCGCCGAAATTCGTAAACCCGCCGCGAGACTCCTCATCCGTCCGCAATGTCGCCGGAATCGGGGCAAACGGCGGCGTGGCTTTCGCCGTGAATGGCCCTGCGCCCGGCACCATCGACGGCACGCCAAACGATCCTTGCGGCGCGGCCTGCGGCAAACTCGCCAGCGTTTGTGCAATTGCCGCATCCATCGCCTGGTGAATGCCTTGCGTCAGCGATTGCATCAGGCCATCGGCGCTGCCCACTCCCGTCCCGCTTCCCGTCATTGGTCCCGTGCTGGCACTCGAAGCCGCCCCGAGATTTGTCGTCGCATTCGTCGTCGCATTCGTTGTCATGGTCATGGTCACTCTGGGATGAACGGTCTGCCACTTAGCCACAAAACTGCTGCAATCGTTGCCGGGCAATCTGCTGGCCGATCGCCGTCCAATTCAGCCGAGCAATCGCCGGGGAATCCGATCCCGAATGGGTCGCAACCGCTGCATTGGTCGATACTTGCGGCGAATCGCCACCCTCGCATTGCGTCACCACCGCATATGGCTGCACCGGCAGCGCACAGCACGCATATTCCAACAGCAACCAGCGCTCGATTCGGTGCCGAACGCGGGCCAGCCGAGAATCCGCCCGAATCTCCGCCGCCGACGGCGCACGCACCTGCAACGGCAAAAATCCAATCGATTTCCCCCGCAATAACCCCGCTCGCACCAACTCAAAACAGTCGTCCGGTGCCCAACGCGGTGCTGTCCAATCCGCCGGCCGACGCGGATACACCGTCTTCGCCAAGACCCCCCGCCGACCACCCGATTCCCCTACCCGCCACCACGCCGCATACCCCACTGCCGGCAACGCGTAATCGTGATTCCACGTCACCACCGGATTCACCCGATACTGCGAATCGTCCAACCCGCCCGGCTCCACAATGTCCCCCTCCCGGTCCGGCTCCTCCGTCGTAATCCACGATATGTCACCCCGTATGTCAGCATCCACCGCCAATGTCGGCTCCAAAATCGTCATCTTCCGATACCGATATGCCAAGTCACCCGGAAGCGACTTCATCACCGACTCCACCACCCGCGCAACCCCATCCTCCATCGGAAACCCCAACGGCCCCTCTCCCCATCCCATCCCTCACCCCCCCCTATCGTGTGTTGTGTTGGTGTGTGTTGTGTGAGTGTGGGACGCTGTCCCACGCCCTGGCCAAGGGAACGTGGTCCCCTTGGCGAACCCCGTCTTCGCTCCGGTCATTTTCCGAGACAGAATTTGTCTGCGACAAATCCCGCCTCGGAAAATGCTCGTCGCGGTGGGCCACTTGGGCTTCCCGGCGGGAGACTTTCGCTGGCTGACGCCCCGTTTCGGGCACTCTTCAGCCGACTTTGGCGATGTCGCGGATTGTGTGTGTTGTGCTGTGTGTGAGTGTGGGACGCTGTCCCACGCCCTGGCCAAGGGAACTGGGTCCCCTTGGCGAACCCCGGTTTCGCTCCGATCATTTTCCGGTGCGATCGATTGACTGGCGTCAATGCGCTCACCCCGGAAAATGCTCGTCGCGGTGGGCCACTTGGGCTTCCCGGCGGGAGACTTTCGCTGGCTGACGCCCCGTTTCGGGCACTCCTCAGCCACACTCGGTGATGCCGGGGAGGGTGCGATTGGAGGCTGTTTGATCCATCTCCGCGAATTGGCTGTCGATGGAATCGCCACGTGAGAATTCGCTGCCAACCGCATCTCCATCGGACCATCGGCGATCGTCTCCATTCCGCGACTTGGAACCAAAATCGGCAGCCCGCGTGAGTGATGGATCGAGTCACCCCAATCGGCCAATCCGCGACATCGTCGAAGTCGGCTGAGGAGCCGCAGAAATGGGGCGACAGCCAGCGATTGCTCCCCGCCAGCAAGCCCAAAGGTGGCCCCCCGCGACGAGCATTTTCCGAGGCGGGATTTGTCGCAGACAAATTCTGTCTCGGAAAATGACCGGAGCGAAGCCGGGGATTGCCAAGGGGACCCAGTTCCCTTGGCCAGGGCGTGGGACAGCGTCCCACACTCATCCACTCCTCCACACTCACTCATCGCACACTCACTCGCCCTCCCACTCCCCCAGCACTGACACCTGCCATTTCCACCTGCAACGGGGGTTAGCTGGAGGAGTCGGGGTTTCGGTTGCGGCCGGTGCGTGGGGCGTAGTCGGGGCGGCGTTGCCAATCGATGGGTGCGTGGGAGAGTGGGAGCCAGGGGGTAGTGCCCCAGGGGACGGGATCGAGGCCGCGATCGGAGCGGATTTCGTTGATGGTTCGGACGCCTTGGCGGAGGTCGTGGTCTTGTTGTTGGAGGAGGTAGTCGGCGTTTTCATGGAGTGGGTCATCGCTTTGGAAGAAGAGGTTGCCGGTGGGGTCGAAGCGTGGGACGAGTTGTTCGTTGAGTTTTTGGTCCCGTCGTTTGAGGCGGGGTCGGATGGCGAGGGATGCGTGGAGGGTTTGGGAGGCTTGCAGGTTGGAGAGGTTGGTTTCTTTGGTGAGCATGGCAACGGGGACTCCGAAGGCGTTGGCGATTTCTTCTTTGGTGAATGCTTGTTCGGCGAGCAGGGCGAGATCGCCGAGGGATTGCTGGATGATTTCGACATTGAGTCCGGATTCGGCGACGAGTGCGCGGCCTTGTCCGCCGTTGCGAAATTTCGCGTTCCATTCCTGTTCGATGCGGTGTCGTTCGCGATCGGAGAGCACTTCGGCGGGTGAGATAATCACGCCAGGCAGACCGACGTTGCCCCAGATGGCTTGTTTGAAGGCGAGGAAATCGCCGCTGAGGGAGATTTGCTCGAAGACGGCGCGCAGGGGTGACAATCCGGGACCGTAGGGGTCGCGGGGGTGCGGGTAGCGAAAGGCGATGATTTCGCTGGGCGCAAATTGCTGGGTGGTGGTGCCCACGCGATATTCGTAGGCATCGACCAGGGCGGTGGATTCGGGTCGCCGGGTGGGGGTGACCAGGTGGGCGGGCAGTGGCCAGATGGCATCGGGATAGCCGTGCGGGCCATTTTGGATGAGCCAATAGGCGGTGCCATGAATCTCCTGTTCCAGGGTGGTGAGTTCGAGCAAATCGTGCAGGTTATGCACGGGATTGACGCGGTCGAGCAGGGTGAGTAGCGGGTGGTCGATGACTTCATCGACGCGATCGGCACGGGTCGCGCGGGCCATGGCTTTGGCGATGGCCGGCGGCAGGGCGCGAGTGGTACCACCGCCAGGGAGTTTGCCAGGGAGTTGACCGGAGTGGCTGCCAACGCTGCGGAAAAACAGTCGCGGCGGAAACGCGGCACAGACCGATGCATTGATACTCGCGCAGGCGTAGGCCGTGTTCTTCAGTTCGCGGAGCAATTCTTGACTGGTCGGCTCGCGGCGTTTGTTGTGGAATTCGCCGGCCCAGGCGGGGCTACCCAAGGGCGAACCGGATGGACCGGATGCGGAGCCGAGGCGCGAGCGTCGCCAGGATTGCAGCGTTCGAGAAAGCCACTGTCGCATACGGGTGTCTCCTTACAGGGGGTGCCAATGGTCGTCGTTCTCGAACGGCGGCGGTTGCTGAAATCGCGTGGGATGATCGGGAGTCGATGTTGGCATCGTGGTCGGGAGTGGTCCCGGTTCGGTCGCATGCTGCGGTTGTGCGGATTCGGGCAGATCCTCCTGGTCGTTCGGGAAACTTCGGGCGGCATCAGCAACTGCATCGGCATGAGCAGGGGCATCGGCATCGGAGTGCGGCGGATGCTGTCGCAGGTAGTGCCGGACAAAATCGACATCCAAGCGGCTGACCAAATAGCGCAGGGCGGCGAGTGCGTGATTGTCGGCATCCACGGGATTTTCGCCGGGTTGTTCGGGGTCGTAGTGGTAGCGTTGCGACTCGGCCAACAGATTCGGACAGGCGGAGCGATCGATTTTCAGGCGGCCGGTTTCGATGCGTGCCCGCACGGCGGCAATTCCAGCGGCGATGGCGTTGTTCCCCTTGCGAATGCGAAATCCAGCACGGCGCAAGGCATCAATCGATTCGGGGGCAGCAGGATCAGCATACCAGAGAACTCCCTGAAGACTGGGTCCACATAATGCGGCGGCATGCGTGTGGATGCTCTGTTCGCTGGCGTAGCGTTCGCCGGTGATCCAGAGAACATCGTCTCCGTCGCGGTGGCCCCAGATGGCCGCGAACGGGTTGCGGTAGCCAAAATCGATGCCGCCGAGGGTGGCCGGCACGAATTGCGGAACGGGGTCGATGGCGCAGCGGGTGACCATTTCCGGGAAGACCAGCCCGGTTTGGCTCTCGAAGCTGCACTCGTATTCCTGGCGAATCCAGGCGTCGCCGCAAGCGCGGCGTTCGGCATCAATAAACTCCGGGGTTAATCGCGGGCAGTCGTTCCAGGGGATGCGGATGCGCTGCCAATGGGCGGCGGCATCGCTCCAGGCTTGCCAAAACCAGCCGCGTTGCCCAAACGGCGTGGAAATGGCGATCATTGCCCCGCGTGACACGCCCAACATGGGGCGGACGCTGCGATACAGCGAATCGCTGACGCGGGCGGCTTCGTCAATGAGTAGCAATTGCACGCCCTGATAGGCGCGGATCGTCTCTTCCGTGCCCGGAAGTGCGAGAATGCGGCTGCCATTGGCCAATTCCAGAAGCGATTGCGTCTGTTGAATGGCGGGCACCGGGCGTTCGACTGCCGCGTAGCCTTGGAGAATGTACCGGAATAATTCCTCGCTTTGCCGTTGGGTGCGGGAGGTCACTAAGACCGTGGAGCGTGGCCGAAATAGGGCATAATGCAAGGCTTTGGCGCTGGCGCAGCGGCTTTTTCCGGCCCCGCGACTGCAACAAAGCAGGGTGTATCGGGATTCGTCGAGTAAGAATCGCTGCTGCCAGGGGTCGGGCTGCATGCCCTGTGCCCGCAAAATCTCGCAGGGATCACATGCGAGTGCGAGTGTATCGACGGTCATGACGGAACCCCTGGCACGCGATTGGTCCGCTGCCGATCGCCGATTCGAGTCGGTGTCGGCAGTTGGCATCCATTCACTGTGAACAAATGCACATTCGGTGGTTAGCCCGATTTCGCTAGGGGGCCGACGAAAAAAATTGCGGAATAATCGGCGGAAGTGACGGCTGCCGAGTCAACGAGGTGGGGAAAAGCAGCATCCCCCCACCGGACGGGAATCGCCGATGGGGGGATGCGTTTCGTTCAGCGAAATTCGCTCGACTTAGCGCGGTCGCGGAGCTGGAGCCGGTCGTGGCGCGGGGTTGGCCCGAGGAGCCGGAGTCGGTGCCGGATTCACCCGCGGTGCCGGCGTGGGAGCCGGTCGTGGCGGGGGAGTGAATCGCGGCGTCGGCGCGGGTGTCGGTGCCGGATTCGCTCGCGGAGCTGGCGTGGGTGCCGGTCGCGGCGTCGGCGTCGGCGTCGGGTTGACGCGCGGCACCGACGGCGGAGTGAATCGCGGAGCCGGATTGCTTGGCGGCGTCGGCGCTGGGTTCATTCGCGGCGTCGGAGTCGGCGACGGTGTGAACCGGGGCGTCGGAGTCGGCGTCGGAATCGAAGGCCGCGGCGCGGGCGTCGGTGTCGGGTTGACCCGCGGCGCGGGTGTCGGCGTCGGGTTGCCGCGTGGCACGGGCACCGGCGACGGAATCGACGGTCGGGGCGTCGGAGTCGGAGTCGGTGTCGGGTTGACGCGCGGCACTGGAGTCGGCGTCGGAATTCCGGGACGCGGAATCGGATTCGGGACGACCGGCCGCACTCCCGAGCCGGGATTCGGCGTCGGTGTCGGGGTCGGAGTCGGATTCACCCGCGGCGTCGGCGTCGGAGTCGGCGTGGGGATTCCGGGACGCGGAATCGGATTCGGCATCACCGGTCGCACGCCCGAGCCAGGGTTCGGCGTGGGAGTCGGCGTCGGCGTCGGATTGACGCGCGGCGTAGGCGTCGGAATTCCAGGTCGCGGCGTCGGCGTGGGCACCACCGGGCGGACACCGGAGCCGGGATTCGGCGTGGGAGTCGGCGTCGGCACGGCACGCGGCGTCGGAATGGGCCGGGTGCGATCATTGGTGATCGGCAGCGGCGGCGGTGCAATGCGGGGCGTCGGCACCGGCGTGTTGGCCGCACGGGGCACGGGGCGCGGCGTCGGCACATTCAACCGCACGGTCTGCGGCGCACTCGGCGCGACGATGCCATTGGGCGTCGGGGTCGAGCGGACGAGCCGCGCTTCCGCCTGGGCACGTTGCTGCGAGAATTGTTGGACCGCACGAGCATTCGCTGCATACTGCGTCCGTGATTCCGGCAGCACCGAGGTGAATCGGGTCGGGGCCACTTGTTGTACATTGTTCAACGATGTCAGCATCACGTTGTTATTGGTGATATTCGTGACATTGTTGATGATCGTGTTATTCGTGACATTGTTGACAATCACGTTGTTTTGCTGGATCAGCGTGCGAGGCGGGCGACCGATATCGCCGCGATAGCGTCCCACATAGAGATCGGTGATCCCTGCCGACCAGAAGCGATCGTCGCGGTAGTTGCAGCGATAGTAGCTGTACAGCGGATCATAATGGTACCCACGTGAGACCGACAGCGAGAAGCCACTGCCCCACGAGTTCACCCACGCGGAAAAGCCAACCGTGCGGTATCGCGGTTCAAAGTAATCGCCAAAGTAGTAGGTGCCATAGCCCCGGCGGACGAACATCGCACCATAAAGCGATTGTTCGCGGACGACATAACTCGGGGTATAGACCCACGAGGGTTGAACGTAGACTTCGCGGCGGACCACCACCGGAGCGAACAGCACCCCACGATCGGCCAGCGGGTAGTCCCAATAGCCATCGACAAAGACATACCCGGCGGGGGTATAGCGATAGCACGCGGGCATGTAGACCCAGTTGGGCCGGTGAGCGATCCAGAAGCCCGGTCGCCAGACATAGCGATCGCGCCAGATCCAGCATCCAGGAACGTAAATATGTTCCTGTGTCGGCGGCGGGACCGCGGGGCCGACTTCGACCGGGGCCGGGGGTTGCGGCAGATATTGCAATTCCGCTTGTGCTTGCGGCGCTTGGGGTTGCGGATCAAATTGCTGTTGTTGCACGGTCCAAAAACCGCTGGTCCACTGCCAGCCGTTGCCCGCACGTTCCCACGAGCCAGGCAACCAGACGCGGCCCGGAGGTGGCACCCGCCAGAATCCACTAATCCAAATAAAATCGTTGCGTTCTTCGTCCCACGACCAATAGCCGGGGAGCCACTCGACATCGTCGCCGGCGGGTTTCTGTTCGGGCGGTAATTCTTCAATGGCCGGTGGCGGCTCTTTGGGGATAATCGGATTCGGCGTCAGATTCGGTTCCACGGGCGTGGCATACGCTTCGTGGATTGGTCCGCGAGCCAGGACTTCCACGCCTTCGGGAGTGGGGTTGGCCAGCAGCGGCGAGGCCGAGACGCTGAGCAGCAGCCCCAGCCCGATCCGAGTCGTCCATCGCTTGAAGCGGATCATGATAGTTCTTCCGTAGATTAATTCGTCTCGCATTCCATCGGGAACCACGATGAGAACGACGCAATGGGCGATGCTTGCGCGACAAATGGGAATTTTCGAGAATTAGCAGATTCAGGGAACAGAATAAACGGGAAAAGTCGAAATTGAGCGTGATTTGGTGCGGAGAAAAGAAAGAAAGAGTGCGCCCGGTGGGGATCGAACCCACGACCACAAGATTAAAAGTCTCGTGCTCTACCTGCTGAGCTACAGGCGCTCCAGATTGCGGATTAGTCTTCGCAGGGTTGCGAGTGCTAGTCCTTCGTCTGCTCGTATTTTAGGGGCGAATCCGAATCGGTCAAGTCTGTTCGGCTCGGTTCTTGATCCCTAT
This DNA window, taken from Tuwongella immobilis, encodes the following:
- a CDS encoding terminase large subunit domain-containing protein, producing MTVDTLALACDPCEILRAQGMQPDPWQQRFLLDESRYTLLCCSRGAGKSRCASAKALHYALFRPRSTVLVTSRTQRQSEELFRYILQGYAAVERPVPAIQQTQSLLELANGSRILALPGTEETIRAYQGVQLLLIDEAARVSDSLYRSVRPMLGVSRGAMIAISTPFGQRGWFWQAWSDAAAHWQRIRIPWNDCPRLTPEFIDAERRACGDAWIRQEYECSFESQTGLVFPEMVTRCAIDPVPQFVPATLGGIDFGYRNPFAAIWGHRDGDDVLWITGERYASEQSIHTHAAALCGPSLQGVLWYADPAAPESIDALRRAGFRIRKGNNAIAAGIAAVRARIETGRLKIDRSACPNLLAESQRYHYDPEQPGENPVDADNHALAALRYLVSRLDVDFVRHYLRQHPPHSDADAPAHADAVADAARSFPNDQEDLPESAQPQHATEPGPLPTTMPTSTPDHPTRFQQPPPFENDDHWHPL
- a CDS encoding HK97 family phage prohead protease → MGWGEGPLGFPMEDGVARVVESVMKSLPGDLAYRYRKMTILEPTLAVDADIRGDISWITTEEPDREGDIVEPGGLDDSQYRVNPVVTWNHDYALPAVGYAAWWRVGESGGRRGVLAKTVYPRRPADWTAPRWAPDDCFELVRAGLLRGKSIGFLPLQVRAPSAAEIRADSRLARVRHRIERWLLLEYACCALPVQPYAVVTQCEGGDSPQVSTNAAVATHSGSDSPAIARLNWTAIGQQIARQRLQQFCG
- a CDS encoding phage portal protein, with the translated sequence MRQWLSRTLQSWRRSRLGSASGPSGSPLGSPAWAGEFHNKRREPTSQELLRELKNTAYACASINASVCAAFPPRLFFRSVGSHSGQLPGKLPGGGTTRALPPAIAKAMARATRADRVDEVIDHPLLTLLDRVNPVHNLHDLLELTTLEQEIHGTAYWLIQNGPHGYPDAIWPLPAHLVTPTRRPESTALVDAYEYRVGTTTQQFAPSEIIAFRYPHPRDPYGPGLSPLRAVFEQISLSGDFLAFKQAIWGNVGLPGVIISPAEVLSDRERHRIEQEWNAKFRNGGQGRALVAESGLNVEIIQQSLGDLALLAEQAFTKEEIANAFGVPVAMLTKETNLSNLQASQTLHASLAIRPRLKRRDQKLNEQLVPRFDPTGNLFFQSDDPLHENADYLLQQQDHDLRQGVRTINEIRSDRGLDPVPWGTTPWLPLSHAPIDWQRRPDYAPRTGRNRNPDSSS